A genomic window from Pocillopora verrucosa isolate sample1 chromosome 7, ASM3666991v2, whole genome shotgun sequence includes:
- the LOC131779655 gene encoding L-rhamnose-binding lectin CSL3-like — MSRFLVLFLIAVISSGSEGISFRRVCEHQRMRINCGSKVINIVSATYGRTRRGVCGFRNNRNTNCHAGTSMMVAKYECQGQSKCILHAKNSAFGDPCVGTFKYLEVKYECVPKSQVRDSVLLRICEHRTQTIRCPSCKPKINIVSANYGRLTGGHICGGRVRTTNCGAAGSLDKVKRSCQGKRSCRLTASNGIYGDPCVGTYKYLEVRYRCEE, encoded by the exons ATGTCTCGTTTTTTGGTGTTATTTCTCATTGCTGTGATATCAAGTGGTTCAG agGGAATTTCCTTTCGTCGAGTTTGTGAACATCAGCGGATGAGAATAAATTGCGGCTCGAAGGTCATCAACATCGTAAGCGCTACTTACGGACGCACCCGGAGAGGAGTTTGTGGATTTAGAAATAATAGAAACACCAATTGTCATGCTGGAACATCCATGATGGTCGCTAAATATGAGTGCCAAGGACAGTCAAAGTGCATATTGCACGCTAAAAACTCAGCCTTTGGAGACCCGTGCGTGGGCACTTTCAAATATCTGGAA gtgaAGTATGAGTGCGTACCAAAATCACAAGTCCGAGACTCAGTTTTACTGCGAATCTGTGAGCACCGCACGCAGACAATCAGGTGTCCTTCGTGCAAACCGAAGATCAACATCGTATCAGCAAACTATGGCCGTTTAACTGGTGGCCACATCTGTGGAGGACGAGTACGAACCACGAACTGCGGAGCTGCGGGATCGCTCGACAAAGTAAAAAGATCCTGCCAGGGGAAACGCAGCTGCCGTTTGACAGCATCAAATGGGATCTATGGGGATCCTTGTGTTGGTACATATAAGTATCTTGAG GTCAGATACAGATGTGAGGAGTGA